A window of the Leishmania braziliensis MHOM/BR/75/M2904 complete genome, chromosome 1 genome harbors these coding sequences:
- a CDS encoding putative MCAK-like kinesin, translated as MMSAEQLSSQQYISDVLRRYQLERFQSSFASSMTIKDLLTLQPEDFSGYGVVEAMDILRLRDAIEYIKANPLSASRSGSDVLDGDGDDSTPEGKEESSTGRRRLYTARGTTVLCPSTDNAEEVKRKSRIVVAIRKRPLSAGEQTNGFTDILDADNSGEIVLKEPKVKVDLRKYIHVHRFFFDEVFDEACDNVDVYNRTARALIDTVFDGGSATCFAYGQTGSGKTHTMLGKNPEPGLYALAAKDMFDRLTGDRRIVVSFYEIYSGKLFDLLNGRRPLRALEDDKGRVNIRGLTEHCSSSVEDLMSIIGQGNAVRSCGSTGANDTSSRSHAILEIKLKVKRTSKQSGKFTFIDLAGSERGADTVDCARQTRLEGAEINKSLLALKECIRFLDQNKKHVPFRGSKLTEVLRDSFVGNCRTVMIGAVSPSNNNAEHTLNTLRYADRVKELKRVATERRTMCIPNDQEEVIFETTESRPPSRRTTTRLSTADPFFSDTPTAALARRSTLLSSRSVNTLSSSSSQGKSDLVNSKPPSRDRALDAVCSKRPRHSDGVCDGEVVSRLSGRPSFKRFEGGAELVAAQRSRVIDQYNAYLEADMNCIKEEYQVKYDAEQLNANTHSFVERARLLASEKRRAMESFLTQLDELEKIAQQVASIDAFHQQLPPL; from the coding sequence ATGATGTCCGCTGAGCAGCTGTCGTCGCAGCAGTACATCAGTGACGTGCTGCGACGATACCAGCTGGAACGCTTTCAGAGCTCCTTTGCGTCTAGCATGACTATCAAGGACCTTCTCACCCTGCAGCCGGAGGACTTCAGTGGCTATGGCGTTGTAGAGGCAATGGACATTTTGCGGCTGCGCGACGCCATCGAGTACATCAAAGCCAACCCGCTCTCCGCCTCACGCTCCGGCAGTGACGTGCTCGACGGTGACGGGGACGATAGTACCCcggaaggaaaagaggagagctCGACAGGGCGCCGACGGCTGTATACAGCACGCGGAACCACCGTTCTTTGCCCGTCAACCGACAAcgcagaggaggtgaagcgcaAGAGCCGCATCGTCGTGGCTATTCGCAAGCGTCCGCTCAGCGCCGGGGAGCAGACAAACGGCTTCACGGACATCCTGGATGCCGATAACAGCGGCGAGATTGTGCTGAAGGAGCCGAAGGTGAAGGTCGATCTGCGCAAGTACATCCACGTGCAccgcttcttcttcgacGAGGTTTTCGACGAGGCGTGTGACAACGTCGATGTGTACAACCGCACGGCTCGTGCGCTGATCGACACCGTCTTTGACGGTGGCTCTGCAACATGCTTTGCCTATGGGCAGACGGGGAGtggaaagacacacacgatGCTGGGCAAGAACCCCGAGCCAGGCCTCTACGCACTCGCGGCAAAGGACATGTTCGACCGCCTCACTGGTGACAGGCGCATTGTTGTTTCGTTCTATGAGATCTATAGCGGGAAGCTGTTTGACTTGCTGAACGGTCGGCGACCCCTGCGGGCACTCGAAGACGACAAGGGGAGGGTGAACATCCGCGGTCTCACCGAGCACTGCTCTAGCAGCGTGGAGGACCTCATGTCGATTATCGGCCAGGGAAACGCCGTCCGTAGCTGCGGTTCCACCGGCGCCAACGACACGAGTTCTCGCTCCCACGCTATTCTCGAGATAAAGCTCAAGGTGAAACGGACATCGAAGCAGAGCGGCAAGTTCACCTTTATCGACCTCGCTGGTAGCGAGCGCGGCGCCGACACGGTGGACTGCGCGCGACAGACCCGCCTTGAAGGGGCGGAAATCAACAAAAGCCTCCTCGCTCTGAAGGAGTGCATTCGTTTTTTAGATCAGAATAAAAAGCACGTCCCATTCCGCGGCTCGAAGTTGACTGAGGTGCTCCGCGATTCGTTTGTCGGCAACTGCCGTACTGTGATGATCGGCGCCGTTTCTCCATCCAACAACAACGCCGAGCACACGCTAAACACACTGCGCTACGCCGATCGCGTCAAGGAGCTGAAGCGCGTCGCGACGGAGCGGCGTACAATGTGCATCCCCAATGACCAGGAAGAGGTCATCTTTGAGACGACTGAGAGCAGGCCACCGTCACGGAGGACGACGACCCGGCTTTCGACGGCTGACCCCTTTTTCTCCGACACTCCAACGGCTGCCTTGGCACGCAGAAGTACGTTGCTTAGCAGCCGCTCCGTCAACAcactgtcgtcgtcgtcgtcacagGGCAAGTCGGACCTCGTCAACTCGAAGCCGCCGTCGCGCGATCGGGCTTTGGACGCGGTGTGCAGTAAGCGACCCCGCCACTCAGACGGAGTCTGCGATGGCGAAGTGGTTTCGCGGCTGAGTGGCCGCCCAAGTTTTAAGCGCTTCGAGGGCGGCGCTGAGCTCGTGGCGGCCCAGCGCAGCCGCGTCATTGACCAATACAACGCCTACCTCGAGGCGGACATGAACTGTATCAAGGAGGAGTACCAGGTGAAATACGACGCAGAGCAGCTGAACGCCAACACGCACAGCTTTGTCGAGCGCGCACGCTTGCTGGCGAGCGAGAAGCGACGCGCGATGGAGTCCTTCCTGACGCAGCTCGACGAGCTCGAGAAGATCGCACAGCAAGTCGCCAGCATCGACGCCTTCCACCAACAACTGCCGCCACTGTag